In a single window of the Nitrospirota bacterium genome:
- the thiD gene encoding bifunctional hydroxymethylpyrimidine kinase/phosphomethylpyrimidine kinase, whose translation MTTALTVAGFDPTGGAGLQADLKAFHAHGVYGLSVASSITAQNTQGVSDVYAVSPEIFERQLSVLLSDLTPDAVKTGILPTADIVEILDHYIRKYNLKNLVIDPVTVSTSGKTMTEAGVPEAVKQKLLPLCECFTPNISEAALYSGMDIKTEADIDVAARLLREFGVRNVIITGGQGLKSATDTFYGGAEFIRMETPLKPGTYHGTGCLYSAAVSANLAKGIAALESARLAKAFVTNAIDTRAIYPGGGMAILNV comes from the coding sequence ATGACCACAGCGTTAACCGTTGCCGGCTTCGACCCTACAGGCGGAGCCGGACTTCAGGCGGATTTAAAAGCCTTCCACGCTCATGGGGTTTATGGGCTTTCGGTAGCATCCTCGATAACCGCCCAAAACACACAAGGGGTTAGCGATGTTTATGCTGTGAGCCCTGAAATTTTCGAGCGGCAACTTTCAGTCCTTCTTTCCGATTTAACTCCGGATGCCGTTAAAACCGGAATTTTGCCAACCGCTGACATTGTTGAAATTCTTGACCACTACATTAGAAAATATAATCTTAAAAATCTCGTTATTGATCCGGTAACGGTATCTACCTCAGGCAAAACGATGACAGAAGCCGGAGTTCCGGAGGCAGTCAAACAAAAACTACTGCCGCTTTGTGAGTGCTTTACTCCAAATATCAGTGAGGCTGCTCTCTATTCAGGAATGGACATAAAAACAGAAGCCGATATAGACGTTGCAGCCAGGCTGTTAAGAGAGTTTGGAGTCAGGAACGTTATAATAACAGGCGGACAAGGTCTTAAAAGTGCTACGGATACTTTTTATGGCGGAGCGGAATTTATAAGGATGGAGACCCCTCTAAAGCCGGGGACATATCACGGCACAGGGTGTCTGTATTCGGCGGCAGTGTCGGCAAATCTTGCAAAAGGTATAGCAGCACTTGAAAGTGCCCGGCTTGCAAAAGCATTTGTCACAAATGCGATAGATACACGGGCAATTTATCCCGGAGGCGGGATGGCAATTTTAAATGTATAA
- the thiE gene encoding thiamine phosphate synthase, which yields MAGIDFKLYLISDRSLVNKPCCDVLEAALAAGAGAVQLREKDLNIKEIMVLAEKMRELTKTYKAKLFINDRVDVALAVEADGVHLTQNSIPVAAARKIAGDRLIIAQSTHSLEEAILAQSKGADFITLGPIYETKSKLQFGPPIGVQTITKVKKKLKIPVFAIGGIKPDNLTEVLEAGADGVAVISGILSSTDVFGETKKYLELLK from the coding sequence ATGGCAGGAATTGATTTTAAGCTCTATCTTATAAGTGACAGATCTCTTGTTAACAAGCCCTGTTGTGATGTGCTTGAGGCAGCACTTGCGGCTGGAGCAGGCGCTGTTCAGCTAAGGGAAAAAGATCTAAATATCAAAGAAATAATGGTGCTGGCTGAAAAAATGAGGGAGCTTACCAAAACCTACAAAGCCAAACTGTTTATAAATGACCGGGTTGATGTTGCCCTTGCAGTGGAGGCTGACGGAGTGCACCTGACCCAGAACAGTATTCCCGTTGCAGCGGCAAGAAAGATAGCCGGAGACAGGCTCATCATAGCTCAGTCCACACATTCTCTTGAGGAGGCGATTTTAGCACAAAGCAAGGGCGCTGATTTTATAACACTTGGGCCAATTTACGAAACAAAGTCCAAACTTCAGTTTGGGCCCCCAATAGGAGTGCAAACCATCACAAAGGTCAAAAAGAAATTAAAGATACCGGTCTTTGCCATAGGTGGCATCAAGCCGGATAATTTAACAGAGGTCTTAGAGGCCGGGGCGGACGGCGTAGCCGTGATTTCCGGAATTCTGTCGTCAACTGATGTTTTTGGCGAAACTAAAAAATACCTGGAGTTACTAAAATGA
- the thiC gene encoding phosphomethylpyrimidine synthase ThiC, with protein MTTIESAKKGIITDDVKAVAQSESVSAEKISEDIAAGFTVITKNILHKIKPTGIGRGLTTKINANIGTSKDHASVGEEMLKLEASVKYGSDAIMDLSTGGPIRDLRRMMTEKSPVPIGTVPIYETAVMAVEKYGSIIKMTADDLFEIIEVHAKEGVDFVTVHAGLTRDTVEHLKAQGRILDIVSRGGSIMLEWMIVNDRENPLFEQYDRLLEISKKYDMTLSLGDGLRPGCLADATDRAQVEELITLGKLQKIALEHGVQVIIEGPGHVPINQVEMNIKLQKSLCSGAPFYVLGPLVTDVGMGYDHITSAIGGAIAGAAGADFLCYVTPSEHVRLPELNDVIEGVVASKIAAHAADIAKGIPSAIERDKKMARYRKNLDWEGQISMSFNPDKVRNMRAHLPPALSEVCSMCADFCAIRTVERALHPTGKAAE; from the coding sequence ATGACAACTATAGAGTCGGCTAAAAAGGGCATTATAACAGATGATGTAAAGGCTGTAGCGCAAAGTGAATCAGTATCGGCAGAAAAAATCTCAGAAGACATTGCAGCAGGTTTCACCGTCATCACAAAAAACATTCTGCATAAAATCAAACCCACGGGCATTGGCAGAGGGCTTACCACAAAGATAAACGCAAACATCGGCACATCAAAAGACCATGCCTCGGTGGGTGAGGAGATGCTTAAGCTTGAGGCATCAGTTAAATACGGCTCTGATGCCATCATGGATTTATCAACCGGAGGGCCAATAAGAGACCTGAGACGGATGATGACCGAAAAATCCCCCGTGCCTATCGGCACTGTACCCATATACGAGACTGCCGTCATGGCTGTTGAAAAGTACGGCAGCATCATAAAGATGACTGCCGATGATTTGTTTGAAATCATAGAGGTTCATGCTAAAGAAGGGGTTGACTTTGTAACGGTACATGCCGGGCTAACCAGAGATACAGTTGAGCATCTGAAAGCACAGGGCAGGATTCTTGATATTGTAAGCCGCGGAGGCTCCATAATGCTTGAATGGATGATTGTAAACGACCGGGAAAACCCCCTCTTTGAGCAATATGACAGGCTGCTTGAAATATCAAAAAAGTACGACATGACACTTAGCTTAGGGGATGGGCTAAGACCCGGCTGTCTGGCTGACGCTACGGACAGAGCGCAGGTGGAGGAGCTTATTACTTTAGGAAAGCTACAGAAAATCGCTCTTGAGCACGGTGTGCAGGTGATAATCGAGGGGCCGGGCCACGTCCCGATTAACCAGGTAGAAATGAATATAAAACTTCAGAAATCACTGTGTAGCGGCGCCCCGTTTTATGTGCTAGGGCCTCTTGTCACAGATGTTGGAATGGGGTATGACCACATAACCTCAGCCATAGGCGGAGCAATTGCGGGAGCTGCCGGGGCAGATTTTCTCTGCTACGTAACGCCCTCAGAGCACGTCCGGCTTCCGGAACTCAATGATGTCATAGAAGGTGTTGTAGCTTCAAAAATAGCAGCACATGCGGCTGACATAGCAAAGGGAATTCCCTCTGCTATAGAGAGGGATAAAAAGATGGCGCGGTACAGAAAAAACCTTGACTGGGAGGGGCAGATTTCTATGTCTTTTAATCCCGATAAGGTCAGAAACATGAGGGCACACCTCCCCCCCGCACTATCTGAGGTTTGTAGCATGTGTGCCGATTTTTGCGCTATCAGAACCGTTGAGCGCGCGCTTCACCCCACAGGCAAAGCGGCAGAATGA
- the radA gene encoding DNA repair protein RadA, giving the protein MSKTKTIFQCQSCGFSSPKWVGKCPDCGSWNSFTEEQEVQVKKGMARPGSSEAMSLSDIPLNAEDRLSTGIEELNRVLGGGIVAGSLILIGGDPGIGKSTIVLQMLASLYKTNATMKNISLYVSGEESMKQIKIRAGRLNVDNPEINVLSETCLESITEQIKSLKPAVVIIDSIQTMFTQDAPSAPGSVTQVRECALKLMFLAKNSMTSIFLIGHVTKDGAIAGPRTLEHIVDTVLYFEGDRGNPYRILRAVKNRFGSTNEIGVFEMRDLGLVEITNPSELFLSERPEGASGTAVVSTIEGTRPIMVELQALVSHSNTAMPRRTAIGVETNRVNLLIAVLEKVGGVHLGGMDVFLNVVGGLKINEPAFDLGIITAIVSSFKEKPVRETLFVFGEVGLSGEIRGVSQAEGRIKEGTKIGFKEAIIPDSTLQRLTFKPDIKITGVKNIEEAIEAAINY; this is encoded by the coding sequence ATGTCTAAGACAAAAACCATATTTCAGTGCCAATCGTGCGGGTTCAGCTCACCCAAGTGGGTTGGAAAGTGCCCGGACTGCGGTAGCTGGAACAGTTTTACTGAAGAGCAGGAGGTGCAGGTTAAAAAAGGGATGGCACGCCCAGGCAGCTCTGAGGCAATGTCTCTTAGTGACATCCCTCTAAACGCTGAAGACAGGCTCTCTACCGGCATAGAGGAGCTTAACCGTGTGCTTGGCGGAGGCATTGTGGCAGGCTCTTTGATTTTAATTGGCGGAGACCCTGGAATTGGTAAGTCAACCATTGTGCTTCAAATGCTGGCCTCCCTTTATAAAACCAATGCTACCATGAAAAACATCTCCCTCTACGTCTCAGGCGAGGAGTCCATGAAGCAGATAAAAATTCGCGCAGGCAGACTGAATGTTGACAATCCTGAAATAAACGTCCTTTCTGAGACTTGTCTTGAGAGTATCACTGAGCAAATAAAATCGTTAAAGCCCGCAGTTGTAATCATTGATTCAATTCAAACCATGTTTACACAGGATGCGCCCTCAGCTCCGGGCTCTGTCACTCAGGTGAGGGAGTGTGCGCTTAAGCTCATGTTTTTAGCAAAGAATTCCATGACATCAATTTTTTTAATTGGGCATGTAACCAAAGACGGCGCTATAGCAGGTCCACGCACTCTTGAACACATTGTGGATACGGTTTTATATTTCGAAGGAGACAGGGGCAATCCTTACAGAATCCTGCGGGCTGTGAAAAACCGCTTTGGCTCGACAAATGAGATCGGGGTGTTTGAGATGCGGGATTTGGGACTGGTAGAAATAACAAATCCATCCGAGCTGTTTCTTTCGGAGCGCCCTGAGGGGGCATCCGGCACCGCCGTTGTTTCTACTATAGAGGGAACCCGCCCGATTATGGTAGAGCTTCAGGCGCTGGTTTCACATTCCAACACTGCTATGCCAAGAAGAACCGCCATAGGGGTTGAAACCAACCGGGTTAATCTTCTAATTGCCGTGCTTGAAAAGGTGGGCGGGGTGCATCTTGGCGGAATGGATGTGTTTCTTAACGTAGTCGGCGGACTTAAGATAAACGAGCCGGCTTTTGATTTGGGTATCATCACGGCGATTGTCTCTTCATTTAAGGAAAAACCCGTCAGGGAGACTCTTTTCGTGTTTGGTGAGGTGGGACTATCCGGAGAGATACGGGGAGTGTCACAGGCTGAGGGACGAATTAAGGAAGGCACTAAGATTGGCTTTAAGGAGGCGATTATTCCTGATTCCACCTTGCAGCGGCTTACTTTTAAGCCGGACATTAAAATCACCGGGGTTAAAAACATAGAGGAGGCAATTGAAGCCGCTATCAATT